The segment CCTTCGACGTTGATCGACTTCTGGTTCAGGATCGCGTCGATGGCCACGGCGGTCTTGCCGATCTGGCGGTCGCCGATGATCAGCTCGCGCTGGCCGCGGCCGACGGGGATCAGGGTGTCGATGGCCTTCAGGCCGGTCTGCATCGGCTCGTGCACCGATTTCCGGGGGATGATGCCCGGAGCCTTCACGTCCACGCGGCGGCGCTCGGTGAACTGGATCGGGCCCTTGCCGTCGATCGGCTCGCCCAGCGGGTTGACCACGCGACCCAGCAGGCCCTTGCCGACCGGCACGTCCACGATCTCGCCCAGGCGGCGGACCTCATCGCCCTCGGCGATCTGGGCGTCGGCACCGAAGATCACGGCCCCGACGTTGTCGCGTTCCAGATTCAGGGCCATGCCCTTCACGCCGGCCTTGGGGAATTCGATCATCTCGCCGGCCTGGACGTTGTCCAGACCGTGGATGCGGGCGATGCCGTCGCCGACCGACAGGACCTGACCCACGTCGGAAACATCGGCTTCGACGCCGAAGTTGGCGATCTGGGACTTGAGGATGGCCGAAATCTCGGCGGCGCGGATGTCCATGGTCGGGCTCTCTGGCTTTCGTCTTCCTGGGCGTCGGCGGCGAGGCCGACGGTCAAATCGTGGTGCAGCCTATGCGCGCTGCCGTCGGGTTTATGAAGCGGATCAAGCCCGCTTCAGGGCGAACTTCATCTGGTCGAGCTTGGTCTTCAGCGAGGCGTCGAACAGTTTCGAGCCGACCTTGACCTTCAGTCCGCCGAGGATCGAGGGATCGACGCGGGCGGTCATTTCCGGATCCTTGCCGAGCGCGGTCGTCAGGGCGGTCTTGATGGCCTTCAGCTGGGTCGCCGTAAGGGCCTGGGCCGAGACGACCTCGGCCGCCACAACGCCGGTGTGGCGCGCATACAGGGCCTCGAAGCCGGTGATGACGCCGCCGAGGTCGCGGGCGCGGCCGTTCTGGGCTAGCAGACCCAGGAAATTCCTCGTGGTCGTCTCGAACTTCGCGGCTGTGGCGATGGCGGTCAGGCCCTTTCCCTGATCCTCGGCCGACAGGATCGGCGACGTGGCCATGCGGCGCAGGTCGGCGCTCTCGACCCAGGCCGCCTTCAGCGACTTCAGATCGGCGCGGACGGCGTCCAGCCGGCCCGTTTCCAGGGCGAGATCGAACAGCGCCTGGGCATAGCGCGCGCCGACTTCCGTCGTTCTGAAATCGTCAGCCAAGGCCTGTCCGTCCGAATACGTATCTGTTCAAACGACCGGCCGCGAGCCTCGCGCCGGTCAAAGGCTTGAAATGCTTAAGGAAAGCACGCCAGTGGCTGTTTCATCCGAAACACCCTCTGGAAGCCGGGCGCCTGATAGCATGGGCTTTTGCCGGTCGCAACCGACGGGGCGCGGGTCGGGGGACCTGCTCCGGAGCCTGATCCACACTTTCGGTCTGACCCGCGACGGGGGTCCAGCTCAAACGATCAGGCTCTACGCCCCCGCCTTCTTCGCAAAGCCCCAGGCCGCGGCGGCCAGGGGTTCGACCTGTGCGGCCATGGAGCGCGCCTGGGGCGAGGCGGCGGTGCCATCTCGCACCCGCCCGGCGATGCCTTGGCAGATGGCGGCGAGGCGGAACAGGTTGTAGGCGAACAGCCAGTCCAGATGCGCGGGGGCTGCCGTCCCCGACTGCTCGCAGTAGCGGGCGACTGTCTCCTCGACCGAGGGAATGCCCAGCGCCTCCAGATCGGCACCCCCCAGACCGTTTCGAAGTGTCGCAGGGATGGCCCAGCCGATCAGCAGATAGGACAGGTCCGCCAGCGGATCGCCCAGGGTCGACAGCTCCCAGTCCAGAACGGCCCGAACCTGCGCCGTGTCGGGAGCCATGATCAGGTTGTCCAGCCGGAAGTCGCCGTGAACGATGCGCGTCGGCCCCTGTGGCGGCAGGTCCTGGGGCAGGAAGGCGATCAGCCGATCCATGTCGGCGACAGGGCCCGTTTCCGACGCCCGGTACTGTTTGGTCCAGCGCGCGGTCTGGCGCTCGAAATAGTTGCCGGGGCGGCCGTAGTCGCCCAAGCCGATAGCGTCCGGATCGAACCGGTGCAGCGCTGCCAGGGCATCGACCTGGGCCCGGTAGATCGCGCCTCGCTCCCCGGGCTCCATGCCGGGCAGCTTCAGGTCCCACAGCACCCGGCCCTCGACTTTGGCCATGACATAGAACATCGAGCCGATCACGGTCTCGTCGACACACAGCGCATGGGGCCGGGCCACGGGGTAGTCCTGCGCGTACAGGGCCGAGATGACGGTGTATTCGCGGTCGACGGCGTGGGCGCTGGGCAGCAGGGTGCCGGGCGGCTTGCGCCGCAGCACATAGGCGGCCCCGGGCGTGACCAGCTCATAGGTCGGGTTGGACTGTCCGCCCTTGAACTGACGGATCGTCAGAGGCCCGCCATAGCCATCGACGTGGTCGACCATCCAGCGGTCCAGGGCCACCTCGTCCAACCGGTATCGGGCATCGACCTCGCGGGTGCCTGAGAAAGTGGACTGGGCGTCTTCGATGGCGGCGGCGGTGTCGGTCTGGGTCATGCGGCGGCGATGATGGCGGCGTTCACCGCGCGACGCCAGCCCTCGAGCAGCCGGATGCGTTCGACCTCGTCCATGCGCGGTGTCCAGACGGCGGGAGCCTCGTCGTTGTGGGGCTCCAGACTGTCGATCAGCCCGGCGCCCCGCGCTGCCAGACGGGCCGCCCCCAGGGCGGTCATCTCCTGAAACGCCGGACGTTCGACCGGCACGCCGCAGATGTCGGCCACGAACTGCATGGCGAAGGCGTTGGCGGTGACGCCGCCGTCGACCTTCAGGACCTTCAACGGCGGGGCCCCGTCCTTTTCGAGCGCGTCCAGGAGGTCGCGTGTCTGATAGGCCAGGGCCTCCAGGGCCGCGCGGACGAAATGCGCCGGCCTCGCATCCCGCGTCAGGCCGATGACCGTCCCGCGCGCGTCCGGCTCCCACCAGGGCGCGCCCAGGCCCGTGAAGCCGGGCACCAGATAGACGCCGCCGTTGTCGGCCAGGGTCTGGGCCACCGCCTCCGACTGGCGACTGTCGGTGATCATTCCGACCCCGTCCCGCAGCCACTGGATCGCCGACCCCGCCGAGAAGATCGATCCCTCCAGCGCATAGGCGACGGCCCCGCCGACCGAATAGCCCGGCGTGCCCAGAAGGCGGCTGGACGAGGACACCGGCGCATCGCCGACATTGGCGACCAGGAAGGCCCCGGTGCCGTAGGTGATCTTGGCGTCTCCGGGCTTCAGCGCGCCGTGGCCGACCAGCGCCGCCTGCTGGTCCCCCGCCGAGCCCGTGATCGGCAGGGCGCAGCCGAACAGGGCGGGGTCGCACGCGCCCATCGGGCCGGCACAGCCGACGATGCGCGGCAGGGCGGCTTTCGGCACGTCGAACAGGTCGCACAGGTCGTCGCGCCACTGGAGGGTATGCAGGTCCATCAGCGAGGTGCGCGACGCATTTGTCGCGTCCGTGACGTGGCTGGCCCCGCCGGTCAGCTTCCAGATCAGCCACGACTCGATCGTACCTAGCAGGACCTCGCCGCCGGCCGCGCGCGCGCGCGCGCCGGGCACCGCATCCAGCAGCCAGGCGAACTTGGTCGCGGAAAAGTAGGGGTCGAGGATCAGGCCCGTCGCCGCCTGGACCATCGCCTCATGGCCCTCGGCCGCCAGCCGGGTCGTGACCGCGGTCGTGCGGCGGTCCTGCCAGACGATGGCCCGGTGCAGGGGCTCGCCGGTCGTGGCGTCCCACAGGACGGAGGTCTCCCGCTGGTTGGTGATGCCGATGGCGGAGAAGCGCCCGACACCCCCGGCCTTCCCGATCACCTCGCGACAGGTCTGGACCGTCGCGGTCCAGATCTCGGCGGCGTCATGCTCGACCCAGCCGGACTTCGGGAAATGCTGGGTCAGTTCGATCTGGCTGACCGCGATGGGATGCAGGCCGTGGTCGTCCCGGAGCTCGAAAGCGATGGCGCGGGTGGAGGTGGTGCCCTGGTCGATGGCGAGGATGCAGGTCGTCATGCCGCCACCTTACGCGCACCACCGTCATCGGGTTAAGTGGGACCATGACCGATCGCATCGCTTCGTATGAAGGCGTCCTGGACGCCGCCCGCCAGATCGCCCCGGCGGCCGTCCGCACGCCCCTGATCGAGAGCCCGGCGCTGAACGCACGGACGGGCGGGCGCATCCTGCTGAAGGCCGAGACGCTGCAGGTTGCCGGTGCGTTCAAGTTTCGCGGGGCCTACAACCGCATCAGCCGCCTGACCGCGACCGAGCTGGCCAGCGGCGTCGTCGCCTTCTCGTCCGGCAACCATGCCCAGGGGGTGGCGGCGGCGGCGAAGCTGATGGGCACGCGGGCGGTGATCGTGATGCCGGCCGACAGCCCCGCGATCAAGATCGAGGGCGTGAAGGCCTTCGGCGGCGAGGTCCGCCTCTACGACCGCTGGACCGAAAGCCGGGAGGAGATCGGGGCCCAGGTGGCCCGGGAGCGAGGCTCCGTGCTCGTCCCTCCTTTCGACGACCCCTACGTCATCGAGGGTCAGGGCACGACGGCGCTGGAACTGCTGGACCAGGCCGATGGCCCGATCGATCAGCTGATCTGCTGCTGTTCCGGCGGCGGGCTGATGGCGGGGATCAATCTGGTGCTGGAGGCACGGAGCCCCCGGACGAAGAGCTGGGCGGTGGAGCCCGAAGCCTTCGACGACACGGCCCGGTCGCTGGCGGCCGGTGAGCGCGTGGGGCATCCGAAGGGGCCGCCATCGATCTGCGACGCGCTGCAGACGCCGGTCCCCGGCGTCCTGACCTTTCCGATCAACCGGCGCGTCCTGACCGGGGCCGTCACTATCTCCGACCAGGACGCGGCCGATGCCGTGGCCTATGCCTTTCGCACCCTGAAGCTCGTGGTCGAGCCGGGGGGCGCGGCAGCGCTCGCCGCCGTGCTGGCGGGCAAGGTCGAGACGACCGGTCTGACGACGGCGGTGATCCTTTCGGGCGGCAACATCGACCCCGGACTGTTCTCGCAAATCATAGAGGGTCGATTCCGGCCCGGGCCCCAGGGAGACGCTGCATGACCAAAACATCCGACCTTCAATCCCTGATCGGCACCGAGATCGGCGTCTCGAAATGGATCCTGGTGGACCAGGCGCGCATCGACGCCTTCGCCGAGATCACCGAGGACCGGCAGTTCATCCACATCGATCCGGAAGCCGCCCGGGCCACGCCGTTCGGCGGCACCATCGCCCATGGTTTCCTGACCCTCAGCCTCGCCTCGGCCATGTCCTATGATGCGGTCAAGCCGCTGGAGGGCGTCGTGATGGGCGTCAACTATGGCTTCGACAAGCTGCGATTCCTCGCCCCCGTGCCGGCCGGATCGAAGATCCGGGGCCGGTTCAGACTGCTGGGCGCCGAGGACAAGGGTGGCGGGCGCTGGCTCCTCAAACACGAGCTGACGGTCGAGATAGAAGGGGCGGAGAAGCCGGCCCTGATCGCGGAGTGGCTGGGGATGCAGGTGGTCGCGGGCGGCTGATGACGGTGGACGCTCCAGAGCGGGTGGCCGATAAACCCATGACGTCCATACGGTAATCGACGCACAGCAGCACCACGGCACGACCTTCCTGCGTCTGGCCTATCCGGTCGCCGTGCTCGCCGCATGGACGGCGCTCGACCTGTTCCAGCGCGTCCGGGGCCGCGAGGGACGCGACAGGGCCCACGGCCGGGCGCGGCACCCCCGGGCCCGGCCGCCATCGACGGACTGAGCATCATCCGAAGGCGGCCAGCCGATCGTCCAGCCGCGCCCGGAGGGTCGGCCATTCCTCGCAGAGGATCGAATAGATCACGGAGCTGCGGATACGCCCGGTCCAGGTGACCTTGTCGTTGCGCATCACGCCCTCGCGCACCGCGCCCAGTTTGGCCATCGCCGCCTGGCTGCGCTGGTTGATCTGATCCACCTGGAAGACGACGCGCTGGGCACCACAGCCGAAGGCATGGTCCAGCAGGAGTCGTTTCGTGGCCGGATTGACCACCCCGCCACGCGCGGATGGTCGATAGTAGGTCGTGCCGATCTCGACCGCGCGATTGGCGGGCTGGATGTCGATGAAGGTGCTCAGGCCGACGACCTCGCCCTCATGGATCACGGCGAAGGGGATGCGCGTTCCGACTGCTTGCTGATCGCGCATCGCCTGCCAGCCCGCATCGAACCGATCCCCGCCCAGCGAGGTGTAGTAGAAGGTCGGCCACAGGTCCGGGTCGGCGTCGCAGGCCAACCGCAGCGGTTCCCTGTGATGGTCCTCGAATGGTTCCAGCCGGACGAACCGGTTCTCGAGCACCGTCGATCCGAGGTTCATTCCCCCAGGCACCTCAGCGCCACTTCGAGGTTGCGCAGGCCGTCCTCGCCGGTGACGGCCGGGGCCTCGCCGGTGCGGATGGCGTGGGCGAAGCTCTCCAGCTCCTTCTTCAGCGGCTCGTTCGGCCAGCTGTTCACCGCCCGGGTCTGGTAGCTGCCGTCCGGCTGCTGGCCGAAATATTCGGTCACCTGGCGGGTCATCAGGTCGGCGACGACGAACTTGCCCTGGGTCGCGACCTGCAGCGTGCGGACCTTGTAGGGCGTGACCCAGTTGGTGGTGATGTGGGCGATCACCCCATTGTCCATGCGGAACTGGAGCAGGGCCGTGTCCTCGCGCTCGGCGCGGGTGCGGGCCAGCTGCGGCTGGACCTCGGCGACCTCGGAGCCCGTCAGGTGGCGGATGATGTCGATGTCGTGCACGGCCAGGTCGATGACCACGCCGACTTCACCCATGCGCGGCGGGAAGGGGCCGACGCGCGTGATCTGGATGGAGATCACCTTCTCGTCGGCGATGGCGCGCCTGACCGCCTCGACCGCCGGATTGAACCGCTCGACCTGACCGACCATCAGCACGCGGTCGTTCGCCCTCGCCGCGTCGATCATGCGCCGGGCATCGGCCACGGACGCCGCGATCGGCTTCTCCACAAGGACGTGGACGCCCTTTTCCAGCAGGGCGACCGACAGGTCGGCATGGGTGCGGTTGGGGGTGGAGACCACGGCCGCGTCCAGCCCGGCGTCGACGAAGGCCTGGGCCGTCGTGACGGGGGTCGCGCCATACAGCCCGGCGACGCCCTCCGCCGTCAGCGCGTCCATATCGAAGATGGTGGTGACGTCGAAGTCGCGGATATCGGACAGGACCCGCGCATGGTTCCGGCCCATGACGCCGACGCCGGCGACGCCGACCTTCAGGGGGATGGGATGGTTCGGCATGAGGCTCAACCCTTGTAGCTGGCGACGGCGGCGACGATCCGGTCCTGGGTCGCCTCGTCGAGGTCGGAATGCATCGGCAGGCTGATGACCGTTTCCTTTTTGGCCTCGGTCACGGGCAGACCCTGCGGCCCGCGCGGATGATGCTCATAGGCCGGCTGCAGATGGCACGGGATGGGATAGTAGACCGCGGAGGGCACGCCCTGGTCCTTCAGGTGGGCGGCCAGGCCGTCCCGGTCCGGATGCTCGATCGTGTACTGGGCCCAGTTGGAGACGTTGCCGGCCGGCACGAAGGGCACGGCGGTGACATGGGGGGCCAGCATTTCGTTGTAGCGGGCGGCGATACCGTTCCGCCACACGATCTCTTCGGGGAAGGCCTTCAGCTTTTCGATCAGGACAGCGGCCTGGACCGTGTCCAGCCGAGAGTTCATGCCGACCCGCATGTTCAGATATTTGGTGTCGTGCGCGAAGGTCCGGCCCACCAGGTCCTTGGCCACCGCCTTGCCGTGCACCCGGTAGGAATCCATCTCCTGGGCCAGGTCGTCGTCGTCGGTCAGCACCGCCCCACCATCGCCGTAGCAGCCCAGCGGCTTGGCCGGAAAGAAGCTGGCGGTCGTCACATCGGCCCATTTCAGCGGATGGTCGCCGTTGATCGTGCAGCCGAAGCCTTGGGCCGAATCCGAGATCAGCTTCAGACCGTGTCTGTCGCAGATCGCCCGGATCGCCGGATAGTCGGCCGGCTGGCCGAACAGGTCGACGGCGATGACGACCTTTGGTCGCAGCTTCCCTTCGGCGATCGTCGCCTCGATGGCGGCCTCCAGATGGCCGGGGTCCATGTTGTAGGTTCTGGCGTCGATGTCGATGAAGACCGGCGTCGCGCCCAGCCAGGGCACGACCTCGGCGGTGGCGCAGAAGGTGAAGCTGGGCACGAACACCGCGTCGCCCGGCCGGATGTTCCAGGCCATCAGCGGCAGGACCAAGGCCTCGGTCCCGTTGGCGCAGCCCAGGGCGTGTTTCGCCTGGCCAAAGGTCGCCAGCGCCGCTTCGAACTCGCGCACGGGCGGACCCATGACATAGGCCCCGCTCTCGACGGCGGCCATCATGGCGGCCTCGATCCTGCCGCCCAGACGGCGGCGCTGGGCCTGAAGGTCGATGAAGGCGATGCTCATGGGGGTTGCCTCTTTGCGGACGGCCCGGCCGTCGAAGGTGGGCGCGGTCTAGCCCGTGTCGGTCCCGAACGCCAAACACGCCCGGGTCACTTCGCGTTGCGCCTTGCAACGGTCGCTTCTATCCAGTGGCCCGTCAGCACCCGGAGCCGCCTCGCCTTGACCGAACCCCAACCCGGCACCCCCGCGGTCTTTCTGGACCGCGACGGCGTCCTGATCGAGGACAGTGGCTATCCGCATCTGGACGAGCATCTGGTGCTGATCCCCGGCGCCGCCGAGGCGGTACGTCGGCTGAACGGCCTGGGCTATATGGTGGTGATCGTGACCAACCAGTCCGGCGTCGCGCGCGGCCTGTTCGACGAGGCCCGGATGAACCGGTTCAACGACCAGCTCGTGCGGTCTCTGGCCGGCAAGGGGGCCCGGATCGGCGCCGTCTATGCCTGCCCGTTCCATGCGGAGGCGCAGGATCCCCGCTACCGGCATCCGGATCACCCGGACCGCAAGCCCAATCCCGGCATGATCCTGCGCGCGATCGCCGATCACCCTATCGATCCGACGCGGTCATTCCTGATCGGAGACCGACAGAGCGACCTGGAGGCAGCTCGCCGGGCCGGTGTGCCGGGCTTTCTGTTCGAGGGCGGCAATCTGGATCAATTCGTCCGCGATCTGCTGGGCGGCTGATCGCATTTCCACGTGCGATGAAATACTGTGGGCCCGACGCGGGGGCGTCGCTGTCAGGGAGACGAACCGATGCCCGATCCGACCGGCTTTTCCGAACGTCACTGGACCTCATCCGACGGGCTCAGCCTGTTCGCGCGCGACTATCCGGGTGCCGATGGTCCGGCCAGGCTGCCGGTGATCGCCATCCACGGCCTGACCCGCAACAGTGCCGATTTCGACGCCATCGCGCCCCTGATCGCGCGGGGCGGGCGACGGGTTCTGGCGCTGGACGTGCGGGGACGGGGGCGCTCGGACCGCGCCACCGATCCCATGACCTATCAGCCGCCGATCTATGCGAACGATGTGCTGGCCCTGCTCGAACAGGCAGGTCTCGAGCGCGCCGTCTTCCTGGGCACCTCCATGGGCGGGCTGATCACCATGACGCTGGCCGCGATGAAGACCCGCGTGGTCGCCGCCGCCATCCTCAACGACATCGGCCCCCAGGTGTCGCCCGAAGGTCTGGCCCGGATCGCCGCCTATTCCGGCCAGCCGGTCGAGACCCCGACCTGGGCCGCCGCCGCCGCCTATGCGAAGCGGATCAACGCCGTCGCCCTGCCGCACTACAGCGACGCCGACTGGGACGCCTTCGCGCGAAGGACGTTCCGCGAGGGGACCGAAGGGTCGCCGGTCCTCGACTACGATCCCGACATCGCCGCACCGATCCGGGCGGCGGGCGCCAGGGCCCTGGCCCCGAACCTGTGGCCCTATTTCCGACGGCTGGCCAGGAAGCGTCCCACCTTGCTGATCAGGGGGGCGACCTCGGACCTGCTGGGAGCCGACATCGCGGCCCGCATGCAGAAGGCCGCGCCGGACATGGCCTATGCCGAGGTTCCCGGCGTCGGCCACGCGCCCATGCTGGACGAACCCGAGGCCATGTCCGCGATCTTCGAATTCCTGCGGGATATTCCCTGAGGTCTGTCTCAGGCCTTCCGGACGAAGTCGGTTTTCAGCACCAGCCCGCGCACCTTCTCGACATTGGCCTCGATCTCGTCGGTGTCGTCGGTCAGGCGGATGTTCCGGACCATCGTGCCTCGCTTGAGCGTCACCCCGCCCGAGCCCTTGACCTTCAGGTCCTTGATCAGGGTCACGCTGTCGCCGTCGGACAGGATGTTGCCGTTGGAATCCTTGGTGGGGGCGTCGGTCATGCTCGCCTCCTAGGCCTCCGGCACATGAGCGTCCAGCTCGTCCAGCCAGACCCGCGCGTTCCCGTCCGACGGCGCGCGCCAGTCGCCGCGAGGCGACAGGGAGCCGCCGGTGACGACCTTGGGGCCGTTGGGCAGGGCCGAGCGCTTGAACTGGCTGGTCTGGAAGAAGCGGATCAGGAATTTGCGCAGCCAGGCCTTGATGGTCGGCAGGTCACAGGCGAACCGTTCGGCATCGGGCGTGTTCGCGGGCCAGTGCCCGCGCGAAGCATCCCCCCAGGCCTGATGGGCCAGGAAGGCGACCTTCGACGGGCTCGTGCCGAAGCGGGTGATGTGGAACAGGAAGAAGTCGTTCAGCGCATAGGGGCCGACCGTGGCCTCCGTCGACTGGATCTGCCCGTCCGCGGCCGCCGGGACCAGTTCGGGCGAGATCTCCGTGTCCAGAATGGCATTCAGGACGTCGGAGGCCCCGCCCTCGGGTTCGCGTTCGGCGACCCAGCGGATCAGGTGCCGGATCAGGGTCTTCGCCACGCCGCCGTTGACATTGTAGTGGCTCATATGGTCGCCGACGCCATAGGTGGCCCAGCCCAGGGCCAGTTCCGACAGGTCGCCGGTCCCCAGCACGAAGGCCCGGTTCTGGTTGGCCAGCCGGAACAGATAGTCGGTCCTCAGCCCCGCCTGGACGTTCTCGAAGGTGATATCGTGGACGGGCTGGCCATCCGCATAGGGATGGTGGATGTCGGCCAGCAGCCGCTCCGCAGCGGGGCGGATATCGATCTCCTCGCCCGTGACACCGAGCGCCGTCATCAGGGCCCAGGCATTGGACTTCGTCCCCTCCGAGGTGGCGAAGCCGGGCAGGGTGAAGCCCAGGATGTTGGTCCGGGGCAGCTTCAGCCGGTCGAAGGCGCGACAGGCGACCAGCAGGGCCTGGGTCGAATCCAGACCGCCCGACACGCCGATGCAGAGCTTTTCCGCTCCGGTGGCCGTCATCCGCCGCATCAGGCCCTGGACCTGGATGTTGAAGGCCTCGAAACAGTCCTGGTCCAGACGCGCGGGATCGTCGGGGACGAAGGGGAAGCGGTCCAGCGGGCGGCGTAGTCCTCCTCCGCCGGGGGAGGGATGGGTCCGGAAGCCCAGCCGGATACAGCCCTCCTCATCCAGCTCCCGCCGCGCGCAATCGGCGAAGGTGCCGTTGCGCAGCCGGTCCTGGCCGATCCGCGCGATGTCGACGTCGGCGATGGTCAGGTGGCTTTCCAGTGCGAACCGTTCGCCGGACGCCAGTTTCGCCCCCAGTTCGTGGATCGTCGCCTGGCCGTCCCAGGCCAGGTCGGTGGTGCTCTCGCCCCAGCCGGAGGCGGTGAAGACATAGGCCGACAGGGTCCGCGCCGACTGGCTGGAACACAGCATGGCCCGCTCGTCCGCCTTGCCGATGACGATGTTGGAGGCCGACAGGTTCAGCAGGATGCGCGCCCCCGCCAGCGCCTGACGCGTCGAGGGTGGCACGGGGGCCCAGAAGTCCTCGCAGATCTCGATGCCGACGACGAAGCCCGGCCGGTCGTCGGCCTCGAACAGCAGCCGGGTGCCGATCCAGCTGTCCTGACCGCCGATCCGGATCGTTTCCGCCCCGATGTCGTCGCCGGACGAGAACCAGCGCTTCTCATAGTATTCGCGGTAGTTGGGCAGATAGGTCTTGGGCACGACGCCCGTGACCTCGCCGCCCGCCAGAACGACGGCGGTGTTCAGCAGGCGATCGCCGTGCCGCACCGGCGCGCCGACCACGGCGACGAGGCCCGCCTCGCCCACCGCCCGGGCCAGTTCGCCGATCTGGCGATCGACCGCGTCCAGCAGCGCCGCCTGCATGTGCAGATCGTCGATGGCGTAGCCGCTCAGCGACAGCTCCGGGAAAACGACCAGGTCGCAACCCGCTTCGCCCGCCTGACGGATCAGGGCCGCATGTTCCTGCGCATTCGCCATCGGGTCGGCGATATGGACCACCGGCGTCGCCGCCGCGACCCGGACGAAGCCGTGGGTGCGCGGGGAGTGGAACGGGTGCGGTTCGGCCAAGGCAGATCCTCGAGATGGGTTATGCTCATATAGAGCTAAAGGGTCGGATCCCCAAACGACTCCGATCCGCCCTTCAATTCTTTCGTCATCCTCCGGCAAGCCGCGCCTTTGCGGCGTAGACCGGAGGATGACGAAAGGAAAAGATGACGCCCTTTCCCCGCCCCGCTAAAGCCCTTGCCCATGACCGACACGCCAAAGAAGGGCTGGTTCCAGCGCCTCAGCGCCGGGCTGGCCCGCTCCAGCCAGCAGATGACCGAGACGGTCGTCGGCGCCTTCGTCAGGGAGCCGCTGAGCGAGGCCGCGCTCGACCGGCTGGAAGAGCATCTGCTGGAAAGCGATCTGGGCCCCGCCGCCACCGACCGGATCGTCGCCCGCTTCCGCGAGCTGCGGTTCGGCAAGGTGTCGGACGAACGCGAGGTCAAGGAGGCCCTGGCCGAGGCGGTCGCCGCCGAACTGCTGCCGCGCCAGGCGACGTTCGATCCCCTGTCGGAAGGCATCAAGCCCTATGTCGTGCTGTTCGTCGGGGTGAACGGATCCGGCAAGACCACGACGCTCGGCAAGATCGCGGCCGACCTGACCGGCAAGGGGGCCAGGGTCATGATCGTGGCCGGCGACACCTTCCGAGCCGCCGCCCGCGAACAGCTGAAGGTCTGGGCCGAACGGGCGGGTGCCGATTTCGAGAGCCGCAGGGACGGAGCCGATCCCGCAGGGCTGGCGTTCGACGCCTATACGAAGGCGCGGGCCGGGAACTATGACGTCATCCTGATCGACACGGCCGGTCGGCTGCAGAATAAGTCCGCCCTGATGGACGAACTGCTGAAGATCGTGCGGGTGCTGAAGAAGATCGATCCGGATGCCCCGCACGAGACCCTGCTGGTGCTGGACGCCACCGTGGGCCGCAACGCCCTGGCCCAGGAACAGATCTTCGGCCGCACCGCCTTCGTGTCGGGTCTGGTCATGACCAAGCTGGACGGGACGGCACGCGGCGGGGTGCTGGTGCCCGTGGCCCAGGCG is part of the Brevundimonas sp. AJA228-03 genome and harbors:
- a CDS encoding HAD-IIIA family hydrolase, producing MTEPQPGTPAVFLDRDGVLIEDSGYPHLDEHLVLIPGAAEAVRRLNGLGYMVVIVTNQSGVARGLFDEARMNRFNDQLVRSLAGKGARIGAVYACPFHAEAQDPRYRHPDHPDRKPNPGMILRAIADHPIDPTRSFLIGDRQSDLEAARRAGVPGFLFEGGNLDQFVRDLLGG
- a CDS encoding alkylphosphonate utilization protein; the protein is MTDAPTKDSNGNILSDGDSVTLIKDLKVKGSGGVTLKRGTMVRNIRLTDDTDEIEANVEKVRGLVLKTDFVRKA
- a CDS encoding DegT/DnrJ/EryC1/StrS aminotransferase family protein → MSIAFIDLQAQRRRLGGRIEAAMMAAVESGAYVMGPPVREFEAALATFGQAKHALGCANGTEALVLPLMAWNIRPGDAVFVPSFTFCATAEVVPWLGATPVFIDIDARTYNMDPGHLEAAIEATIAEGKLRPKVVIAVDLFGQPADYPAIRAICDRHGLKLISDSAQGFGCTINGDHPLKWADVTTASFFPAKPLGCYGDGGAVLTDDDDLAQEMDSYRVHGKAVAKDLVGRTFAHDTKYLNMRVGMNSRLDTVQAAVLIEKLKAFPEEIVWRNGIAARYNEMLAPHVTAVPFVPAGNVSNWAQYTIEHPDRDGLAAHLKDQGVPSAVYYPIPCHLQPAYEHHPRGPQGLPVTEAKKETVISLPMHSDLDEATQDRIVAAVASYKG
- the ftsY gene encoding signal recognition particle-docking protein FtsY; translation: MTDTPKKGWFQRLSAGLARSSQQMTETVVGAFVREPLSEAALDRLEEHLLESDLGPAATDRIVARFRELRFGKVSDEREVKEALAEAVAAELLPRQATFDPLSEGIKPYVVLFVGVNGSGKTTTLGKIAADLTGKGARVMIVAGDTFRAAAREQLKVWAERAGADFESRRDGADPAGLAFDAYTKARAGNYDVILIDTAGRLQNKSALMDELLKIVRVLKKIDPDAPHETLLVLDATVGRNALAQEQIFGRTAFVSGLVMTKLDGTARGGVLVPVAQASDAPIKLIGVGEGIDDLQPFDARAFSRSLVGLED
- a CDS encoding NAD(+) synthase, with amino-acid sequence MAEPHPFHSPRTHGFVRVAAATPVVHIADPMANAQEHAALIRQAGEAGCDLVVFPELSLSGYAIDDLHMQAALLDAVDRQIGELARAVGEAGLVAVVGAPVRHGDRLLNTAVVLAGGEVTGVVPKTYLPNYREYYEKRWFSSGDDIGAETIRIGGQDSWIGTRLLFEADDRPGFVVGIEICEDFWAPVPPSTRQALAGARILLNLSASNIVIGKADERAMLCSSQSARTLSAYVFTASGWGESTTDLAWDGQATIHELGAKLASGERFALESHLTIADVDIARIGQDRLRNGTFADCARRELDEEGCIRLGFRTHPSPGGGGLRRPLDRFPFVPDDPARLDQDCFEAFNIQVQGLMRRMTATGAEKLCIGVSGGLDSTQALLVACRAFDRLKLPRTNILGFTLPGFATSEGTKSNAWALMTALGVTGEEIDIRPAAERLLADIHHPYADGQPVHDITFENVQAGLRTDYLFRLANQNRAFVLGTGDLSELALGWATYGVGDHMSHYNVNGGVAKTLIRHLIRWVAEREPEGGASDVLNAILDTEISPELVPAAADGQIQSTEATVGPYALNDFFLFHITRFGTSPSKVAFLAHQAWGDASRGHWPANTPDAERFACDLPTIKAWLRKFLIRFFQTSQFKRSALPNGPKVVTGGSLSPRGDWRAPSDGNARVWLDELDAHVPEA
- a CDS encoding alpha/beta fold hydrolase; translated protein: MPDPTGFSERHWTSSDGLSLFARDYPGADGPARLPVIAIHGLTRNSADFDAIAPLIARGGRRVLALDVRGRGRSDRATDPMTYQPPIYANDVLALLEQAGLERAVFLGTSMGGLITMTLAAMKTRVVAAAILNDIGPQVSPEGLARIAAYSGQPVETPTWAAAAAYAKRINAVALPHYSDADWDAFARRTFREGTEGSPVLDYDPDIAAPIRAAGARALAPNLWPYFRRLARKRPTLLIRGATSDLLGADIAARMQKAAPDMAYAEVPGVGHAPMLDEPEAMSAIFEFLRDIP